In the Primulina eburnea isolate SZY01 chromosome 15, ASM2296580v1, whole genome shotgun sequence genome, GCCCAAATTGtcaacgcacaggtaatatctCTAGGAGACATGAATTGCCTCTTACTAATATTTTGGTGTGTGAAATTTTCGATGTCTGAGATATAGATTTCATGGGGCCGTTCCCAGTTTCTTTTGGGAACAAGTATATTTTGGTGGCTGTAGACTACGTTTCTAAATGGGTTGAGGCTATTGCATGCAAAACTAATGACTCTAAGGTTGTCGTTCAATTTCTCAAGAAAAATATTGTCTCACGTTTTGGCACACCTAGAGCCATTATTAGCAGTGGAGGTACTCATTTTTGTAATCCAAAATTTGACAGTTTATTGGCTAAGTATGGGTTCCGACATAAGGTTGCAACACCTTATCACCCTCAAACTATTGGCGAAGTCGAGGTATCAAACAGAGAAATCAAACGCATTCTTGAGAAGACTGTCGGTACTTCAAGGAAAGAATGGTCTAGCAAACTCGACGATGCACTTTGGGCTTATCGCACTGCTTTTAAAAGCCCCATTGGCATGTCTCCTTTTAGATTGTTGTATGGGAAATCATGTCACCTCTCTCTTGAACTTGAGCTTGAGGCTTATTGGGCtactaaattcttgaattttgatACTAAAGCCACAGGTGACGAGAGAGTTCTGCAGCTGAATGAATTGGACGAGTTTAGGTTGGAGGCTTACGAGAATGCCGGTTGGAGGCTTACGAGAATGCCAAGCTTTACAAAGAGAAAACCAAACGCTGGCATGATCAGAACATCGTCCATCGAGAATTTTTGGTGGGACAACTGGTACAGTTATATAACTCTCGACtgaagttgatgccaggtaagtTGCGTTCACGGTGGTCAGGACCATATACCATCACGCAAGTTTTCCCCTACGGGACAGTAGAGATCACTAGGGAAGCAACTGGAACTTTCAAAGTAAATGGGCATAGGCTAAAGGTTTATCATGGTGGTACCATACCCGATGAGCCGACCACAGTGGATCTGCAGGATCCAAACTGTATCAAGGGAGTACAATCAGGCTATCGACTCTAAATTTAGCGCttgctgggaggcaacccagtgtttagttttattttcttttctttcttcttttatttttgttttctttctttttgttttatgaattttttgtGAGCTAATCTCAGTTGATGGTGTTGCAGGTCACTGGCGGTGGGGTTTTTCAAGTGTCTGGATTCTATTAGGACGAGC is a window encoding:
- the LOC140815546 gene encoding uncharacterized protein yields the protein MGPFPVSFGNKYILVAVDYVSKWVEAIACKTNDSKVVVQFLKKNIVSRFGTPRAIISSGGTHFCNPKFDSLLAKYGFRHKVATPYHPQTIGEVEVSNREIKRILEKTVGTSRKEWSSKLDDALWAYRTAFKSPIGMSPFRLLYGKSCHLSLELELEAYWATKFLNFDTKATGDERVLQLNELDEFRLEAYENAGWRLTRMPSFTKRKPNAGKLRSRWSGPYTITQVFPYGTVEITREATGTFKVNGHRLKVYHGGTIPDEPTTVDLQDPNFDGVAGHWRWGFSSVWILLGRADSERQIGQGSFCTILASCVLD